One Cyanobacteria bacterium GSL.Bin1 genomic window, ACAAGGGAGAGGAGGAGGGCTTATAACCAAGAAACTAATGACTAATGACTAATGACTAATGACTAATGACTAGTCTATCTCCTCACGATAATTGCACCGTTTTGTCCGCCAAAACCGAAACTTAAAATAAGAGCCGCGTTAATCTCACTTGGCATCGCGTGTTTAACTAAGTTTAAATCAAATTCAGACTCTCTTAATCCTACACAGGGGGGTAGAGTCTGGGTTTGCAACGCCATTAAGGTAAAAGCCAGCGCGATCGCGCCCGAAGCCCCTAAGGTATGACCTGTTGCCCCTTTCGTAGAACTCACTGCAACGTCACGGGGAAACAAAGATTGAATCAACTGGGCTTCTCGGGCATCATTGAGTTGCGTACTGGTTCCATGGGCGTGGATGTAATTAATTTCACTTGCAGTAATCCCACTCATTTCTAAACTCTTTTTTACCGCGAGACTCGCGCAGCGATAATTGGGATCAGGCGCACTGACATGATAAGCATCGCAGGTTAACCCAAAGCCTGCGATTTCCCCATAGATATGAGCGTTTCTGCTTTGCGCCGAGGCAAGAGATTCTAACATAAAAACGGCTCCCCCTTCTCCGAGAACCAGCCCTTCGCGCTTTGTATCGAAGGGATAACAACCGGTTTTGGCTAAAGCCCCCATTTGGGCAAAACCAGCCAAAGTAAGAGGCGTAACGGGGGTTTCAACCGCACCTGCCATCACTTGTTCACACTGTCCAGTTTGGATTAATTCATAGCCTTGCGCGATCGCGCAAATTCCTGTGCTACACGCTGCCATTGGCGATAGAACCATACTGTTACTCCCCACCATTTGCGCTGTCGCGATCGCACTTTGGTGAGGCAAGATCTCCAGCCAGTTAACCAATTCTCCTTTTTGTTTGGCAATTTTTTCGATGTCTCCCTGGCAACCCCGACTGGAACCCACAACGATCCCACAATCGGGTAAAGGAGGTTTTAAAGTTGCATCCGCTAGCGCAGCGTTA contains:
- a CDS encoding beta-ketoacyl-ACP synthase — encoded protein: MIKDKEQTIVITGIGCWTGLGNVSQSWHQLLARNSSIVLQQPFPELPPYPLSLIQDQPLSLAVLTPSIVNAALADATLKPPLPDCGIVVGSSRGCQGDIEKIAKQKGELVNWLEILPHQSAIATAQMVGSNSMVLSPMAACSTGICAIAQGYELIQTGQCEQVMAGAVETPVTPLTLAGFAQMGALAKTGCYPFDTKREGLVLGEGGAVFMLESLASAQSRNAHIYGEIAGFGLTCDAYHVSAPDPNYRCASLAVKKSLEMSGITASEINYIHAHGTSTQLNDAREAQLIQSLFPRDVAVSSTKGATGHTLGASGAIALAFTLMALQTQTLPPCVGLRESEFDLNLVKHAMPSEINAALILSFGFGGQNGAIIVRR